The following coding sequences are from one Syngnathus acus chromosome 12, fSynAcu1.2, whole genome shotgun sequence window:
- the zfyve16 gene encoding zinc finger FYVE domain-containing protein 16 isoform X4 yields the protein MDSFFKAAVCDLDKVLDDFELSADEVARKSVFGKSPPYKLTALGSSGASGVPPDLPDLSALRYGGSAEHNGEAPVQPLTHVDLLSSVDRGAAQSSALPCPDRALEPVCDLVNDTGSAVRADSHDAFGELDAAERRLEEEEKEMEESEEEEELLLDFSNLVLEDRDMPSQNSNWHQQLSLLDIILPAFPAEDVRVEARDDGEAQDEGYEEETPEDDPAEMGAQTSSASLGSPEPPAGPSKVESPPESDNEAPVSSPGERREDEGTEADSLSALDASCREEPLHSISQQQQQQQQERCVVELPAPVPPAEALPSEPSPVDLPEFGFEYLPESDQAELLVTDEELDAFLRAEAERGGVSVQRGEAAPPPDGELAYEEPRSCAQALRGPASPESDRSLPTSSLCRDSPCQEGSRPPTEQQQRISHGGARPKQPLPPASAATSSQSADEKDEEQEENHDADRNEEQEESPPRMSPGFLPHSLGGSLYAAPEPPEYTASYEELSEPPPYPGEGGARPAGWKEEEPGGRQPAWVPDSEAPNCMNCSHKFTFTKRRHHCRACGKVYCAGCCNRKCKLKYLEKEARVCVVCFDTLQRAQALERMMSPTGPGPNPNVPSQYCSTIPPLQQARAAGTLNSPPPTVMVPVSALKHPGGSDGCPREHKRVWFADGILPNGEVADTGKLAAPGCRSSPESEETASGPSVPEGVPPPPCGPWHYALLAGLGSAVRKAPSLLPDSEDQLPPLLIATAEDAAGADVLVEESPAPCQIRHLLEEGGPRPLTFVLNANLLVNVKMVTYGERECWCLGSNGLRALGQRELVFLLERVPEDRTPPRDLFALCLSIQQDAQRGKFVDELDNVTFAGSFLGSKDHGGMLFFSPTCQPLEGLTLPSWPFLFGLLIQKLEVPWAKVFPLRLLLRLGAEYDVYPSTPVSVRFRESVYRETGHTIMNLLADLRNYQYSLASVEGLRVHMEVGRSFIDIPKSSFGQMQRVLSGANEHVITVGATLSLRADSHLVCFQNEDGGYRTQAASVPGKTRTVTGASFVVFNGALKASSGFIAKSSIVEDGLMVQMPPETMDALRAALREQNDFNIACGRTDETDVRENVSVRWLDWTPPINTGMTSDVDGRSLEGARSVRMRQDAEFECDGQVIACSEVFYQPTSAEHSPAAPAACAAFQKELAAAACGALTPHLGALAASAINSFGLRVSTRDDVVEYQAGWGERPLPQRYTNELDSALIPVIHGGGAIVPPPAPVDMELLFFITHAI from the exons ATGGACAGCTTCTTCAAAGCGGCAGTTTGTGACCTGGACAAAGTGCTGGACGACTTTGAGCTGAGCGCAG ATGAAGTCGCCCGCAAGTCGGTCTTCGGAAAGTCCCCGCCGTACAAGTTGACGGCTTTGGGCTCCTCCGGGGCGTCCGGCGTGCCCCCCGACCTTCCCGACCTCAGCGCTCTCCGCTACGGCGGTAGCGCCGAGCACAACGGCGAGGCCCCGGTTCAGCCTCTGACCCACGTGGACCTGCTCTCCTCCGTAGACCGCGGCGCCGCTCAGAGCTCGGCACTTCCCTGCCCCGACCGGGCCCTCGAGCCCGTGTGCGACCTGGTCAACGACACCGGTTCGGCCGTCCGAGCCGACAGCCACGATGCCTTCGGCGAGCTGGACGCCGCCGAGAGGCGgttggaggaagaagagaaggagatggaggagagcgaggaggaagaggagctcCTGTTGGACTTCAGCAACCTGGTGCTGGAGGACCGCGACATGCCCAGCCAGAACTCCAACTGGCACCAGCAGCTGAGTCTGCTGGACATCATCCTTCCTGCGTTTCCTGCAGAGGACGTGCGAGTGGAAGCGCGAGATGACGGCGAGGCCCAAGACGAAGGCTACGAGGAGGAGACCCCGGAAGACGACCCGGCCGAGATGGGCGCTCAAACCTCGAGCGCCTCGCTAGGCTCTCCGGAACCCCCGGCGGGTCCCAGCAAGGTGGAGTCGCCCCCAGAGTCGGACAACGAAGCTCCCGTTAGCAGCCCTGGAGAGCGACGCGAAGATGAGGGGACGGAGGCGGACTCTCTGTCAGCTTTGGACGCTTCTTGCCGTGAGGAACCCCTCCACTCGATttcccagcagcagcagcagcagcagcaggagcgcTGCGTGGTAGAGCTTCCCGCCCCCGTCCCTCCCGCCGAAGCTTTGCCCTCGGAGCCCAGCCCGGTGGACCTACCCGAGTTCGGCTTCGAGTATCTGCCTGAGAGCGACCAGGCTGAGCTGCTGGTCACGGACGAGGAGCTGGACGCCTTCCTGCGGGCTGAGGCTGAGCGGGGCGGCGTCTCCGTCCAGCGGGGGGAGGCGGCGCCGCCGCCCGACGGGGAGCTTGCTTACGAGGAGCCGAGGAGTTGCGCGCAAGCTCTGCGAGGCCCGGCGTCTCCGGAAAGTGACAGAAGCCTTCCGACGTCGTCTCTCTGCCGGGACTCGCCTTGTCAGGAAGGGAGCCGTCCCCCCaccgagcagcagcagcgcatTTCCCACGGAGGGGCGAGACCCAAGCAGCCGCTCCCGCCTGCCTCCGCCGCCACGTCTTCCCAATCGGCAGATGAGAAAGacgaggagcaggaggagaacCATGACGCCGACCGCAacgaggagcaggaggagagTCCGCCACGCATGAGCCCGGGCTTCCTGCCGCATTCCCTCGGCGGCTCGCTCTACGCGGCACCGGAGCCGCCGGAATACACGGCCAGCTACGAGGAGCTCTCCGAGCCGCCGCCCTACCCCGGCGAGGGCGGCGCTCGGCCCGCCGgctggaaggaggaggagccgGGCGGCCGGCAGCCCGCCTGGGTGCCCGACTCGGAAGCCCCCAACTGCATGAACTGCTCGCACAAGTTCACCTTCACCAAGCGGCGCCATCACTGCCGCGCTTGCGGCaaa GTGTACTGCGCGGGCTGCTGCAACCGCAAGTGCAAGCTCAAGTACTTGGAGAAGGAGGCGCGCGTGTGCGTCGTCTGCTTTGACACCTTGCAAAGAG CGCAGGCCCTGGAGCGGATGATGAGCCCCACGGGTCCCGGTCCCAACCCCAACGTCCCGTCACAGTACTGCAGCACCATCCCGCCCCTGCAGCAAGCCCGGGCCGCCGGCACCCTCAACTCGCCGCCGCCCACCGTCATGGTGCCCGTGTCGGCGCTCAAGCACCCCGGCGGCAGCGACG GCTGCCCCCGGGAGCACAAGCGAGTTTGGTTCGCCGACGGCATCCTGCCCAACGGGGAAGTGGCCGACACCGGCAAGCTGGCGGCGCCCGGTTGCCGGAGCTCACCCGAGTCGGAAGAAACGGCG TCGGGCCCGAGCGTCCCAGAGGGGGTCCCGCCTCCCCCTTGCGGCCCATGGCACTATGCGCTGCTGGCGGGCTTGGGCTCTGCGGTCCGGAAGGCTCCCAGTCTGCTGCCCGACTCGGAGGACCAACTTCCTCCTCTCCTCATTGCCACGGCGGAGGATGCAGCAGGAG CAGACGTCTTGGTGGAGGAGAGCCCCGCGCCTTGCCAGATTCGACACCTCTTAGAAGAGGGGGGTCCTCGTCCTTTGACCTTTGTCCTCAACGCCAACCTGCTGGTCAACGTCAAGATGGTCACCT ACGGCGAGCGTGAGTGCTGGTGCTTGGGCTCCAACGGGCTGCGAGCCCTGGGCCAGAGGGAGCTGGTCTTCCTCCTGGAGCGTGTCCCAGAAGACCGAACGCCCCCCCGAGACCTCTTTGCGCTGTGCCTCAGTATTCAGCAGGACGCACAAAGAG GCAAGTTTGTGGACGAGCTGGACAACGTGACCTTTGCCGGCAGCTTCCTGGGCAGCAAAGATCACGGCGGGATGCTCTTCTTCTCTCCCACCTGTCAGCCGCTGGAGGGCCTGACTCTGCCCTCGTGGCCTTTCCTCTTTGGCCTTCTCATCCAAAAGCTGGAGGTGCCCTGGGCCAAGGTCTTCCCCCTCAGGCTGCTTCTACGACTCGGCGCCGAGTACGACG TGTACCCCAGCACCCCCGTGAGCGTGCGTTTTCGGGAATCGGTTTATCGCGAGACGGGACACACCATCATGAACCTCCTGGCG GACCTGAGGAACTACCAATACAGCCTGGCGTCCGTGGAGGGTCTGAGGGTCCACATGGAGGTGGGCCGCAGCTTCATCGACATCCCCAAAAGCAGCTTTGGCCAG ATGCAGCGGGTGTTGAGCGGTGCCAACGAGCACGTGATCACCGTCGGCGCCACCTTGAGTCTGCGGGCCGACTCGCACCTGGTGTGCTTCCAGAACGAGGACGGCGGCTACCGGACGCAAGCCGCCAGCGTGCCCGGCAAGACGCGCACGG tgACAGGGGCCAGCTTCGTGGTCTTCAACGGCGCCCTGAAAGCCTCGTCGGGCTTCATCGCCAAGTCAAGCATCGTAGAAG ACGGTCTGATGGTGCAGATGCCCCCCGAGACCATGGACGCCCTGCGCGCGGCCCTGCGCGAGCAGAACGACTTCAACATCGCCTGCGGAAGGACGGACGAGACGGACGTCCGGGAAAACGTCAGCGTGCGCTGGCTTGACTGGACGCCGCCCATCAACACCGG AATGACAAGTGACGTGGACGGGCGGAGTCTGGAGGGCGCGCGCTCCGTGAGGATGCGGCAGGACGCCGAGTTCGAGTGTGACGGACAAGTCATCGCGTGTTCCGAG GTCTTCTACCAGCCGACGTCCGCCGAGCACAGCCCGGCGGCGCCGGCGGCGTGCGCCGCCTTCCAGAAGGAGCTGGCCGCGGCCGCCTGCGGCGCTTTGACACCTCATCTGGGCGCCCTCGCCGCCAGCGCCATCAACTCCTTCGGCCTGCGTGTGTCCACGCGAGACGACGTG GTGGAGTACCAGGCCGGTTGGGGCGAGCGCCCCCTCCCCCAGCGCTACACCAACGAGCTGGACAGCGCGCTGATCCCCGTCATCCACGGGGGCGGCGCCATCGTGCCACCGCCAGCCCCCGTGGACATGGAGCTGCTCTTCTTCATCACACACGCCATCTGA